One segment of Podarcis muralis chromosome 17, rPodMur119.hap1.1, whole genome shotgun sequence DNA contains the following:
- the RIC1 gene encoding guanine nucleotide exchange factor subunit RIC1 isoform X2 translates to MYFLSGWPKRLLCPAEAREPPLRIQADPQRTLFAVLSRSQLGIWYNRPSVLIVSYKESSKAALQFGAYDQAEWRPDSTMIAVSTENGYIMFFHLPLARDKYLYEPVYPKGSPHMKGTPHYKEEQCAPSLNLEKKQVLDLQASITSLSVWGMMCLSCSLQSMLEDLLVATIDGFLHLIHWDGMMNGRKAINLCTVPFSVDLHSSRGSYLGFEDVHIKDMEYCATLDGFAVVFNDGRVGFITPMSSGFTAELHGVWAQDVLDGTCVAVNNKYRLMAFGCTNGSVQVYTIDHSTGAMQLSHKLELTPKQYPDIWNKTGAVKLIRWSPDSCVVMVTWECGGLSLWSVFGAQLICTLGGDFANRSDGTKKDPLKISSMSWGAEGYHLWVIDANSSGMEREGKNESQHFGILQFQFIKSALTVNPCISNQEQVLLQGEDRLYLNCGDAIQAQNPRNSATHSEHKAVRERGHFSDGSLDSQGLSTLLGHRHWHVVQIHNTYLEINWPIRFSAIDKMGQNVAVVGKFGFAHYSLLSKKWKLFGNITQEQNMTVTGGLAWWNDFVVIACYNLSDRQEELRVYLRTANLDNAFAHITKVQAETLLLSVFRDIVILFRADCSICLYSIKRKPNGPNPTTSIQVLQEVSMSRYIPHPFLVVSVTLTSVRTETGISLKMPQQACEAESIMLNLAGQLIMVQRDRSGPQIREKESNPNQRKLLPFCAPVVLAQSVENVWTTCRSNKQKRHLLEALWLSCGGSGMKVWLPLFPRDHRKPHSFLSRRIMLPFHINIYPLAVLFEDALVLGAVNDTVLYDCLYTHSSAAEHLEVLFPFCIVERTSQIYLHHILRQLLVRNLGEQALLLAHSCATLPYFPHVLELMLHEVLEEEATSRDPIPDPLLPTVAKFITEFPLFLQTVVHCARKTEYALWNYLFAAVGNPKDLFEECLMAQDLDTAASYLIILQNMEVPAVSRQHATLLFNTALEQGKWDLCRHMIRFLKAIGSGESETPPPTPTTQEPTSSGGFEFFRNRSISLSQSGESLPPGKFNLQKTLSMPSGPSGKRWSKDSDCAENMYIDMMLWRHARRLLEEIRLKDLGCFAAQLGFELIGWLCKERTRAARVEDFVTALKKLHNDFLWPFPIIPVCSINSPLKNGKYRTVIGEQLLKSQSADSFLNMEVDSGIPNVPRSHSWLGAISSSQREMDAASSHGPHMQEAFLSPLLNKGDECSIGSATDLTETSSIVDGDWTMVDENFSTLSLTQSELEHISLELASKGPHKSQVQLRYLLHIFMEAGCLDWCVIIGLILRESSIISQVFSLMQSSEVDGEMLQNIKMGLQAVDRWASTDCLGYKPFLTVLKPQLQKLSEIAEEQVQQEAFQPANLSRAAEQASPRAEENRSSAGHSASPQTDPGSSTMTRHDEDMIGEEEEEDPLPEGSYDCTVS, encoded by the exons ACAGAAAATGGATACATCATGTTTTTTCATCTTCCGTTGGCAAGAGACAAGTATCTTTATGAGCCAGTTTATCCCAA aggaaGCCCCCATATGAAAGGAACACCACACTATAAGGAAGAACAATGTGCCCCATCATTAAATCTAGAGAAGAAGCAAGTGTTGGATTTGCAAGCATCTATAACCAG CCTCAGTGTCTGGGGAATGATGTGTCTTTCTTGTAGCTTACAGTCCATGCTGGAGGATCTCCTTGTTGCTACTATTGATGGTTTCCTGCATCTTATTCACTGGGATGGCATGATGAATGGAAGGAAAGCCATAAACCTCTGCACAGTCCCATTTTCGGTGGATCTGCATTCTTCCAGAG GTTCATATTTGGGATTTGAAGATGTGCACATCAAAGACATGGAATACTGTGCTACTCTTGATGGGTTTGCTGTTGTCTTTAATGATGGCAGAGTTGGTTTCATTACACCAATGTCAAGTGGATTCACAGCAGAG CTCCATGGCGTTTGGGCGCAAGATGTTTTGGATGGAACCTGTGTGGCTGTAAATAACAAATACAGGTTGATGGCGTTTGGATGCACAAA TGGTTCAGTGCAAGTTTATACAATTGATCATTCTACGGGGGCCATGCAGCTGTCTCATAAACTGGAGTTAACACCAAAACAATATCCTG ACATTTGGAATAAAACCGGAGCTGTTAAACTAATCAGATGGTCTCCTGATAGTTGTGTTGTTATGGTGACTTGGGAATGTGGAGGCCTCTCCTTATGGAGTGTATTTGGTGCCCAGCTGATCTGTACTCTAGGAGGAGACTTTGC taATCGGTCTGATGGTACCAAAAAAGACCCTCTGAAGATCAGCTCTATG agttGGGGAGCAGAAGGCTATCATCTATGGGTGATTGATGCAAATAGCtctgggatggagagagagggCAAAAATGAATCCCAGCATTTTGGTATCTTACAGTTTCAGTTCATCAAGAGTGCACTCACAGTTAACCCTTGCATA AGCAACCAGGAGCAGGTCCTCCTTCAGGGAGAAGATCGCTTGTACTTGAACTGTGGCGATGCAATACAAGCTCAGAATCCTAGAAATTCTGCAACACACTCTGAACATAAAGCTGTCAGAGAAAGAGGCCATTTTTCAGATGGGAGCTTAGATTCTCAGGGTTTAAGCACTTTATTAGGGCATAGACATTGGCATGTTGTACAG ATACACAATACTTACTTAGAGATCAATTGGCCTATAAGG TTTTCAGCTATTGATAAGATGGGGCAGAATGTAGCTGTAGTTGGCAAGTTTGGTTTTGCACATTACTCTTTGCTTTCCAAAAAATGGAAACTGTTTGGAAACATTACACAG GAACAAAACATGACTGTGACTGGTGGCTTAGCCTGGTGGAATGATTTTGTTGTTATTGCATGTTATAACTTAAGTGACCGCCAAGAAGAG CTAAGGGTGTATTTGCGAACAGCCAATCTGGACAATGCGTTTGCCCATATCACCAAAGTGCAGGCAGAAACATTATTACTCAGTGTCTTTCGGGACATTGTAATTTTGTTTAGAGCAGACTGTTCTATTTGCCTTTATAGTATTAAAAGAAAACCTAATGG TCCCAATCCTACTACCAGTATTCAGGTTCTTCAGGAGGTTTCTATGTCACGATATATCCCTCACCCTTTCCTTGTTGTGTCTGTTACTTTAACATCCGTGAGAACAGAGACCGGCATCAGCTTGAAAATGCCACAGCAG GCCTGTGAAGCAGAGAGCATCATGTTAAACTTAGCAGGACAGTTAATTATGGTGCAGAGGGATCGATCTGGTCCACAGATAAGAGAGAAGGAGAGTAATCCCAACCAAAGGAAACTT ctGCCATTTTGTGCTCCAGTTGTTCTTGCCCAGTCTGTTGAAAATGTTTGGACTACATGCCGTTCTAACAAACAGAAACGACACTTACTGGAGGCTCTGTGGCTCAGCTGCGGTGGCTCAGGTATGAAAGTATGGCTTCCTTTGTTTCCCAGGGACCACCGCAAACCGCATTCCTTTCTTTCAAGACGGATCATGTTGCCTTTCCATATTAACATATACCCATTGGCCGTCCTGTTTGAAGATGCCTTGGTTCTTGGTGCTGTGAATGACACTGTGCTCTATGACTGTTTATACACTCACAGCAGCGCCGCAGAACATTTAGAGGTtctcttccctttctgtattgTCGAGAGAACATCTCAGATCTACCTCCATCACATTTTACGCCAGCTTTTGGTGAGGAACCTGGGCGAACAAGCCTTGCTTTTGGCTCACTCCTGCGCCACGTTACCGTACTTTCCTCACGTGCTCGAACTGATGCTGCACGAAGTGCTGGAAGAAGAAGCTACCTCACGGGATCCCATTCCCGACCCTCTGCTTCCCACTGTGGCTAAATTCATCACAGAGTTCCCCCTCTTCCTGCAGACAGTTGTTCATTGTGCTAGGAAGACAGAATATGCCCTGTGGAATTATCTCTTTGCTGCTGTCGGGAACCCGAAAGACTTGTTTGAAGAGTGTTTGATGGCCCAGGACTTAGACACAGCTGCTTCTTACCTTATTATTCTACAG AACATGGAAGTTCCAGCAGTTAGTAGGCAGCATGCAACTTTGCTATTCAATACCGCCTTGGAGCAGGGAAAGTGGGATCTCTGTCGTCACATGATCAGATTTCTGAAAGCCATTGGCTCTGGGGAGTCAGAGACACCTCCTCCTACACCAACAACTCAG GAACCTACTTCAAGTGGTGGCTTTGAATTCTTCAGAAATCGCAGCATTAGTTTGTCCCAATCCGGAGAAAGCCTTCCTCCTGGCAAGTTTAACTTGCAGAAAACCTTGAGCATGCCCTCTGGTCCATCTGGCAAAAG GTGGAGTAAAGACAGCGACTGTGCTGAGAATATGTACATTGATATGATGTTATGGCGACACGCCCGGCGCCTCCTGGAAGAAATCAGGCTTAAGGACCTTGGTTGCTTTGCTGCCCAGCTGGGCTTTGAGCTGATAGGCTGGTTGTGTAAGGAGCGCACCAGAGCTGCCCGTGTAGAGGATTTTGTAACAGCTTTGAAGAAACTGCACAACGACTTTCTCTGGCCGTTTCCAATTATTCCAGTTTGTTCCATAAATTCTCCTCTCAAGAATGGAAAGTACAGGACAG TAATAGGTGAACAACTCTTAAAATCCCAGTCTGCTGACAGCTTTCTGAACATGGAAGTGGACAGTGGCATTCCAAACGTGCCACGAAGTCACAGCTGGCTCGGTGCCATTAGTTCCTCCCAAAGAGAGATGGATGCAGCATCGTCCCATGGTCCTCACATGCAGGAGGCATTTCTCTCCCCTTTGTTAAATAAAG GTGATGAATGTAGCATTGGTTCAGCAACAGACCTGACGGAAACAAGCTCTATCGTGGACGGAGACTGGACAATGGTGGATGAGAACTTCTCAACACTGAGTTTAACACAATCTGAGCTGGAACATATCTCCTTGGAGCTGGCCAGTAAAGGGCCACATAAATCACAGGTTCAGCTGCG GTATTTGCTTCATATTTTTATGGAAGCAGGATGTCTGGACTGGTGCGTTATTATAGGCCTTATTCTCCGGGAATCTTCAATAATCAGTCAAGTTTTTAGCCTAATGCAATCTTCAGAGGTTGATGGAGAGATGTTGCAGAACATAAAGATGGGATTGCAGGCAGTAGATAGATGGGCCTCTACAGACTG CCTTGGGTACAAGCCATTTTTAACCGTCCTCAAGCCCCAGCTCCAGAAACTGAGCGAGATAGCAGAGGAACAAGTGCAGCAGGAAGCCTTTCAGCCTGCAAACCTCTCGAGAGCAGCAGAGCAAGCCAGCCCGAGGGCAGAAGAAAACAGAAGTTCAGCTGGCCACAGTGCCAGTCCTCAAACTGACCCTGGCAGTAGCACCATGACGCGGCACGATGAGGACATGattggagaggaggaagaggaggacccaCTCCCAGAAGGCAGTTATGACTGCACTGTGTCCTAA
- the RIC1 gene encoding guanine nucleotide exchange factor subunit RIC1 isoform X3, translated as MYFLSGWPKRLLCPAEAREPPLRIQADPQRTLFAVLSRSQLGIWYNRPSVLIVSYKESSKAALQFGAYDQAEWRPDSTMIAVSTENGYIMFFHLPLARDKYLYEPVYPKGSPHMKGTPHYKEEQCAPSLNLEKKQVLDLQASITSLQSMLEDLLVATIDGFLHLIHWDGMMNGRKAINLCTVPFSVDLHSSRGSYLGFEDVHIKDMEYCATLDGFAVVFNDGRVGFITPMSSGFTAEQLHGVWAQDVLDGTCVAVNNKYRLMAFGCTNGSVQVYTIDHSTGAMQLSHKLELTPKQYPDIWNKTGAVKLIRWSPDSCVVMVTWECGGLSLWSVFGAQLICTLGGDFANRSDGTKKDPLKISSMSWGAEGYHLWVIDANSSGMEREGKNESQHFGILQFQFIKSALTVNPCISNQEQVLLQGEDRLYLNCGDAIQAQNPRNSATHSEHKAVRERGHFSDGSLDSQGLSTLLGHRHWHVVQIHNTYLEINWPIRFSAIDKMGQNVAVVGKFGFAHYSLLSKKWKLFGNITQEQNMTVTGGLAWWNDFVVIACYNLSDRQEELRVYLRTANLDNAFAHITKVQAETLLLSVFRDIVILFRADCSICLYSIKRKPNGPNPTTSIQVLQEVSMSRYIPHPFLVVSVTLTSVRTETGISLKMPQQACEAESIMLNLAGQLIMVQRDRSGPQIREKESNPNQRKLLPFCAPVVLAQSVENVWTTCRSNKQKRHLLEALWLSCGGSGMKVWLPLFPRDHRKPHSFLSRRIMLPFHINIYPLAVLFEDALVLGAVNDTVLYDCLYTHSSAAEHLEVLFPFCIVERTSQIYLHHILRQLLVRNLGEQALLLAHSCATLPYFPHVLELMLHEVLEEEATSRDPIPDPLLPTVAKFITEFPLFLQTVVHCARKTEYALWNYLFAAVGNPKDLFEECLMAQDLDTAASYLIILQNMEVPAVSRQHATLLFNTALEQGKWDLCRHMIRFLKAIGSGESETPPPTPTTQEPTSSGGFEFFRNRSISLSQSGESLPPGKFNLQKTLSMPSGPSGKRWSKDSDCAENMYIDMMLWRHARRLLEEIRLKDLGCFAAQLGFELIGWLCKERTRAARVEDFVTALKKLHNDFLWPFPIIPVCSINSPLKNGKYRTVIGEQLLKSQSADSFLNMEVDSGIPNVPRSHSWLGAISSSQREMDAASSHGPHMQEAFLSPLLNKGDECSIGSATDLTETSSIVDGDWTMVDENFSTLSLTQSELEHISLELASKGPHKSQVQLRYLLHIFMEAGCLDWCVIIGLILRESSIISQVFSLMQSSEVDGEMLQNIKMGLQAVDRWASTDCLGYKPFLTVLKPQLQKLSEIAEEQVQQEAFQPANLSRAAEQASPRAEENRSSAGHSASPQTDPGSSTMTRHDEDMIGEEEEEDPLPEGSYDCTVS; from the exons ACAGAAAATGGATACATCATGTTTTTTCATCTTCCGTTGGCAAGAGACAAGTATCTTTATGAGCCAGTTTATCCCAA aggaaGCCCCCATATGAAAGGAACACCACACTATAAGGAAGAACAATGTGCCCCATCATTAAATCTAGAGAAGAAGCAAGTGTTGGATTTGCAAGCATCTATAACCAG CTTACAGTCCATGCTGGAGGATCTCCTTGTTGCTACTATTGATGGTTTCCTGCATCTTATTCACTGGGATGGCATGATGAATGGAAGGAAAGCCATAAACCTCTGCACAGTCCCATTTTCGGTGGATCTGCATTCTTCCAGAG GTTCATATTTGGGATTTGAAGATGTGCACATCAAAGACATGGAATACTGTGCTACTCTTGATGGGTTTGCTGTTGTCTTTAATGATGGCAGAGTTGGTTTCATTACACCAATGTCAAGTGGATTCACAGCAGAG CAGCTCCATGGCGTTTGGGCGCAAGATGTTTTGGATGGAACCTGTGTGGCTGTAAATAACAAATACAGGTTGATGGCGTTTGGATGCACAAA TGGTTCAGTGCAAGTTTATACAATTGATCATTCTACGGGGGCCATGCAGCTGTCTCATAAACTGGAGTTAACACCAAAACAATATCCTG ACATTTGGAATAAAACCGGAGCTGTTAAACTAATCAGATGGTCTCCTGATAGTTGTGTTGTTATGGTGACTTGGGAATGTGGAGGCCTCTCCTTATGGAGTGTATTTGGTGCCCAGCTGATCTGTACTCTAGGAGGAGACTTTGC taATCGGTCTGATGGTACCAAAAAAGACCCTCTGAAGATCAGCTCTATG agttGGGGAGCAGAAGGCTATCATCTATGGGTGATTGATGCAAATAGCtctgggatggagagagagggCAAAAATGAATCCCAGCATTTTGGTATCTTACAGTTTCAGTTCATCAAGAGTGCACTCACAGTTAACCCTTGCATA AGCAACCAGGAGCAGGTCCTCCTTCAGGGAGAAGATCGCTTGTACTTGAACTGTGGCGATGCAATACAAGCTCAGAATCCTAGAAATTCTGCAACACACTCTGAACATAAAGCTGTCAGAGAAAGAGGCCATTTTTCAGATGGGAGCTTAGATTCTCAGGGTTTAAGCACTTTATTAGGGCATAGACATTGGCATGTTGTACAG ATACACAATACTTACTTAGAGATCAATTGGCCTATAAGG TTTTCAGCTATTGATAAGATGGGGCAGAATGTAGCTGTAGTTGGCAAGTTTGGTTTTGCACATTACTCTTTGCTTTCCAAAAAATGGAAACTGTTTGGAAACATTACACAG GAACAAAACATGACTGTGACTGGTGGCTTAGCCTGGTGGAATGATTTTGTTGTTATTGCATGTTATAACTTAAGTGACCGCCAAGAAGAG CTAAGGGTGTATTTGCGAACAGCCAATCTGGACAATGCGTTTGCCCATATCACCAAAGTGCAGGCAGAAACATTATTACTCAGTGTCTTTCGGGACATTGTAATTTTGTTTAGAGCAGACTGTTCTATTTGCCTTTATAGTATTAAAAGAAAACCTAATGG TCCCAATCCTACTACCAGTATTCAGGTTCTTCAGGAGGTTTCTATGTCACGATATATCCCTCACCCTTTCCTTGTTGTGTCTGTTACTTTAACATCCGTGAGAACAGAGACCGGCATCAGCTTGAAAATGCCACAGCAG GCCTGTGAAGCAGAGAGCATCATGTTAAACTTAGCAGGACAGTTAATTATGGTGCAGAGGGATCGATCTGGTCCACAGATAAGAGAGAAGGAGAGTAATCCCAACCAAAGGAAACTT ctGCCATTTTGTGCTCCAGTTGTTCTTGCCCAGTCTGTTGAAAATGTTTGGACTACATGCCGTTCTAACAAACAGAAACGACACTTACTGGAGGCTCTGTGGCTCAGCTGCGGTGGCTCAGGTATGAAAGTATGGCTTCCTTTGTTTCCCAGGGACCACCGCAAACCGCATTCCTTTCTTTCAAGACGGATCATGTTGCCTTTCCATATTAACATATACCCATTGGCCGTCCTGTTTGAAGATGCCTTGGTTCTTGGTGCTGTGAATGACACTGTGCTCTATGACTGTTTATACACTCACAGCAGCGCCGCAGAACATTTAGAGGTtctcttccctttctgtattgTCGAGAGAACATCTCAGATCTACCTCCATCACATTTTACGCCAGCTTTTGGTGAGGAACCTGGGCGAACAAGCCTTGCTTTTGGCTCACTCCTGCGCCACGTTACCGTACTTTCCTCACGTGCTCGAACTGATGCTGCACGAAGTGCTGGAAGAAGAAGCTACCTCACGGGATCCCATTCCCGACCCTCTGCTTCCCACTGTGGCTAAATTCATCACAGAGTTCCCCCTCTTCCTGCAGACAGTTGTTCATTGTGCTAGGAAGACAGAATATGCCCTGTGGAATTATCTCTTTGCTGCTGTCGGGAACCCGAAAGACTTGTTTGAAGAGTGTTTGATGGCCCAGGACTTAGACACAGCTGCTTCTTACCTTATTATTCTACAG AACATGGAAGTTCCAGCAGTTAGTAGGCAGCATGCAACTTTGCTATTCAATACCGCCTTGGAGCAGGGAAAGTGGGATCTCTGTCGTCACATGATCAGATTTCTGAAAGCCATTGGCTCTGGGGAGTCAGAGACACCTCCTCCTACACCAACAACTCAG GAACCTACTTCAAGTGGTGGCTTTGAATTCTTCAGAAATCGCAGCATTAGTTTGTCCCAATCCGGAGAAAGCCTTCCTCCTGGCAAGTTTAACTTGCAGAAAACCTTGAGCATGCCCTCTGGTCCATCTGGCAAAAG GTGGAGTAAAGACAGCGACTGTGCTGAGAATATGTACATTGATATGATGTTATGGCGACACGCCCGGCGCCTCCTGGAAGAAATCAGGCTTAAGGACCTTGGTTGCTTTGCTGCCCAGCTGGGCTTTGAGCTGATAGGCTGGTTGTGTAAGGAGCGCACCAGAGCTGCCCGTGTAGAGGATTTTGTAACAGCTTTGAAGAAACTGCACAACGACTTTCTCTGGCCGTTTCCAATTATTCCAGTTTGTTCCATAAATTCTCCTCTCAAGAATGGAAAGTACAGGACAG TAATAGGTGAACAACTCTTAAAATCCCAGTCTGCTGACAGCTTTCTGAACATGGAAGTGGACAGTGGCATTCCAAACGTGCCACGAAGTCACAGCTGGCTCGGTGCCATTAGTTCCTCCCAAAGAGAGATGGATGCAGCATCGTCCCATGGTCCTCACATGCAGGAGGCATTTCTCTCCCCTTTGTTAAATAAAG GTGATGAATGTAGCATTGGTTCAGCAACAGACCTGACGGAAACAAGCTCTATCGTGGACGGAGACTGGACAATGGTGGATGAGAACTTCTCAACACTGAGTTTAACACAATCTGAGCTGGAACATATCTCCTTGGAGCTGGCCAGTAAAGGGCCACATAAATCACAGGTTCAGCTGCG GTATTTGCTTCATATTTTTATGGAAGCAGGATGTCTGGACTGGTGCGTTATTATAGGCCTTATTCTCCGGGAATCTTCAATAATCAGTCAAGTTTTTAGCCTAATGCAATCTTCAGAGGTTGATGGAGAGATGTTGCAGAACATAAAGATGGGATTGCAGGCAGTAGATAGATGGGCCTCTACAGACTG CCTTGGGTACAAGCCATTTTTAACCGTCCTCAAGCCCCAGCTCCAGAAACTGAGCGAGATAGCAGAGGAACAAGTGCAGCAGGAAGCCTTTCAGCCTGCAAACCTCTCGAGAGCAGCAGAGCAAGCCAGCCCGAGGGCAGAAGAAAACAGAAGTTCAGCTGGCCACAGTGCCAGTCCTCAAACTGACCCTGGCAGTAGCACCATGACGCGGCACGATGAGGACATGattggagaggaggaagaggaggacccaCTCCCAGAAGGCAGTTATGACTGCACTGTGTCCTAA